TTTGTCTCCTTTGCGCTGTTCTTATGGGGCAACTATGCTGTTGCAATGTCGGTTACACGCAACAAACCACTGCGCTTTTCCGCACAAGCCGATTTCGCCCAATCCTTCACCGAATATTCGCGACAGTTGCCGCGTTACTTAGTGCCAGTGGCGATTGTCCTAGTTGCTCTTGCCGCAACAGCCGCCAGTTCGGGAAGTTGGGAAGTCTTGCTGAAGTTCTGGCACGCAACGCCCTTTGAAAGTACCGATCCGCTGTTCGAGCGCGACATCGGATTTTACATCTTCCAGCTGCCGCTCTACGAGGGCTTGCAATCGTGGCTGACAGGGCTGCTTACCGCGGCGCTGGCAGTTGCGATCGGGGTTTATGCCCTGAAAGGCACGCTTGACTCTCGCCGCGGATGGCGCGATGTCGTGGATGGCACGGCACGGGTGCACCTCTGTCTGATTCTGGCCGCGATCGCTTTTTTGCAATCCGTCAACTTTTGGCTGCAGCGTTACGGTCTGCTTTACACCGATGGCGGGATCGTCTCCGGCGCGGGTTACACCGACGCGCACTCGCGGTTGCTGGCACTGACCTTGTTGAGCGCGACCTTACTGGTTCTGTCCGTTGCCTTTGTAGCTTCAGCCTGGCGCCAGGGATTTACTTTACCGACGGTTTGTATCGCTGCCTTCCTCGCTATTTACCTCGTCGTTGGGCAGGCATATCCCTGGTTCGAGCAGCGTTTCGTTGTCGAGCCGGACGAGCTTAACAAAGAACTGCCTTACATCGAATACAGCATTCACGCCACCCAAGCTGCTTACAACCTTCAAGACGTTCAACGCGAACCCTACGCGGCTGAAGACAACCTCGATCGCGCGGCGATCGAGCGCAATCAGGCTACTGTCGATAACCTGCGCCTCTGGGATTACCGCCCGTTACAGGCCACCTACCAGCAGTTACAGGGCATTCGTCCTTACTATCGTTTCAACAATGTCGACATCGACCGCTACGTTCTCAACGGGAAATTCCAGCAAGTCATGCTCTCCGCACGAGAGCTGTCGCAGTCGCCGCGGGATGCCTGGGTCAGTCAGCGACTGAAGTATACCCACGGATACGGCTTAGTTATGAGTTCGGTCAATGAAGTGGTGGGTGAAGGCGAACCGCGCTTGTTGGTTTATAACATTCCGCCGGTTTCTAATACCGATCTAGATATTGACGAGCCCGGAATCTACTATGGCGAACTGACTGGCAACTACATTTTTACCGGAACTCGTACTGCAGAATTCGACTATCCACAAGGTGAGAACAACCAACAAACCCAATACTCCGGACGCGGCGGCGTGCCTATTGGTCCGTGGTGGCGGCGACTAATTTATGCTTGGGATCTCGGTAGCTATAAGATCCTAATATCGCCTTACTTTCAGGCGGAATCGCGCATTCATTACGATCGCGATATTCTCAAGCGCGTTAAAAAGCTCGCCCCCTTTCTTCGCCTCGATAGCGATCCTTATATTGCTATTGTCGACGGGCGCATTCAGTGGATTATCGAAGGCTATACCGTCAGCGATCGCTACCCTTATTCCAAGCCGGTTTCTCAGATCGAGAATGCCGAGTCTATTCTGCTGCGCGGTCAGTACGAACGCCTGCTGAGCGGCCGCTTCAATTACGCACGTAACGCTGTCAAAGCCGTTGTCGATGCCTACGACGGCACGGTGAAGTTCTACGCTGCTGATGCCGAGGGCCCGCTCCTAAAAACCTACCGCCGCATCTTCCCCACGTTGTTTGCCGATCTCGACACCGCACCGCCAAGTCTACGCGATCGCTTCCGCTATCCGTTGGATCTATTTGAGATCCAGGCCCAGATGTATCTGGAATATCACATGGATAATGCCGAGGTGTTCTACAACCGCGAAGACCTCTGGCAGTTTCCTAAAGAAGCCTATGAAGACAAACAGCAACTTGTCGAACCTTATTACATCATCATGCGTTTGCCGGACGCCGAATCCGAAGAATTTGTGTTGGTGTTGCCGTTCACACCCAACCAGAAGGGGAATCTGATTGCCTGGCTGGCAGCGCGCTCAGATGGCGACAACTACGGCAAACTGCTGCTATACGAATTTCCCAAGCAGAAGCTCGTTTTCGGTCCCGAGCAAATTGAAGCACGCGTCAATCAAGATACTGAGATTTCGAAGCAGTT
Above is a genomic segment from Rubidibacter lacunae KORDI 51-2 containing:
- a CDS encoding UPF0182 family membrane protein, with translation MTEKQLRKRQSPLRRLTSGLLIAVALIVFCSGTLVHLLAEYWWYEAIGYSEVFRTLVGWQAIVAIATFVSFALFLWGNYAVAMSVTRNKPLRFSAQADFAQSFTEYSRQLPRYLVPVAIVLVALAATAASSGSWEVLLKFWHATPFESTDPLFERDIGFYIFQLPLYEGLQSWLTGLLTAALAVAIGVYALKGTLDSRRGWRDVVDGTARVHLCLILAAIAFLQSVNFWLQRYGLLYTDGGIVSGAGYTDAHSRLLALTLLSATLLVLSVAFVASAWRQGFTLPTVCIAAFLAIYLVVGQAYPWFEQRFVVEPDELNKELPYIEYSIHATQAAYNLQDVQREPYAAEDNLDRAAIERNQATVDNLRLWDYRPLQATYQQLQGIRPYYRFNNVDIDRYVLNGKFQQVMLSARELSQSPRDAWVSQRLKYTHGYGLVMSSVNEVVGEGEPRLLVYNIPPVSNTDLDIDEPGIYYGELTGNYIFTGTRTAEFDYPQGENNQQTQYSGRGGVPIGPWWRRLIYAWDLGSYKILISPYFQAESRIHYDRDILKRVKKLAPFLRLDSDPYIAIVDGRIQWIIEGYTVSDRYPYSKPVSQIENAESILLRGQYERLLSGRFNYARNAVKAVVDAYDGTVKFYAADAEGPLLKTYRRIFPTLFADLDTAPPSLRDRFRYPLDLFEIQAQMYLEYHMDNAEVFYNREDLWQFPKEAYEDKQQLVEPYYIIMRLPDAESEEFVLVLPFTPNQKGNLIAWLAARSDGDNYGKLLLYEFPKQKLVFGPEQIEARVNQDTEISKQFSLWNQRGSRVKRGNLLVIPIEDSLLYIRPIYLSAEQSELPQLKQAIVALGGRIVMRDTLDEALAAIFGTRVTNPNTADLERERATAALPPRTRDLVRDARATYDRAQTALRTGNWTEYGRAIDELGSTLEELERATANGPAK